The following proteins are encoded in a genomic region of Candidatus Bathyarchaeota archaeon:
- a CDS encoding MFS transporter, which produces MRMLSRNAKLYLVATILQGLSFGIWGVIFYLYLNLSEVGFQPDFISNMFTVGAIATGFVALPAGLICERIGPKKALLVGLTANLISFVQIVALQPSILLFASLASGLIGTLGWVASSPFMMENSKQEERTYLFSINWSLMIIMGVIGSYVGGILPDLFNGLLNLNTGAEGVAVGYRISLVISVALSLAAVVPILLIKESKMLQRQNIGELMSLRNIQSHWTILKFMIPTALIGFGAGFIVPLFTLFFSLKFSATTEQIGIISALSNVTLGVGTLVAPALSSKWGKVKSIVICQYLSMPFIMLITLSPNLALASTAYISRTALMNMAGPINSTLQMESVTEGERGTTNGLMVMADNIPRAVTASISGEMMTGSDFYTPFLFTTVTYFIASSLYFIFFRKAEAKIAST; this is translated from the coding sequence ATGAGAATGCTTAGTCGTAACGCTAAGCTTTACCTAGTGGCAACTATCCTTCAAGGTTTAAGTTTTGGAATTTGGGGGGTCATATTTTACTTGTATCTTAACCTAAGCGAGGTGGGTTTTCAACCCGATTTTATAAGTAATATGTTCACTGTTGGAGCTATAGCCACTGGTTTTGTAGCGTTACCTGCGGGCTTGATTTGTGAACGTATAGGTCCTAAGAAAGCACTGCTTGTCGGTTTAACGGCTAACCTCATTAGCTTTGTCCAAATTGTTGCTCTACAGCCATCAATTCTTCTCTTCGCCAGCCTTGCTTCAGGTTTAATAGGTACTCTGGGATGGGTAGCCTCATCGCCTTTCATGATGGAGAACAGTAAGCAAGAGGAACGCACATATCTTTTCAGCATTAACTGGAGTTTAATGATAATTATGGGGGTCATAGGCAGCTACGTCGGAGGTATTCTACCAGATCTGTTCAACGGTTTACTGAACTTGAACACGGGCGCAGAAGGGGTAGCCGTTGGGTATCGCATCTCCTTAGTAATTTCGGTTGCTCTATCCCTAGCTGCCGTGGTTCCGATATTGCTGATAAAGGAGAGCAAAATGCTGCAAAGGCAAAATATAGGCGAACTCATGAGCCTTCGAAACATTCAAAGTCACTGGACAATACTCAAATTTATGATACCCACAGCTCTCATAGGCTTTGGAGCGGGGTTCATAGTGCCTCTTTTCACCTTATTCTTCAGTCTAAAATTTTCTGCCACAACAGAACAGATAGGCATAATCTCTGCCTTAAGCAATGTTACACTAGGCGTAGGCACCCTTGTTGCGCCAGCACTTTCAAGTAAATGGGGTAAAGTGAAAAGCATAGTCATATGTCAATACCTATCCATGCCTTTCATCATGCTTATAACTCTCTCACCAAACTTGGCCTTGGCTTCAACCGCCTACATAAGCCGTACCGCCTTAATGAACATGGCAGGACCTATAAACTCCACATTGCAGATGGAATCGGTAACAGAGGGAGAACGTGGCACAACAAACGGTTTGATGGTTATGGCGGACAATATTCCACGCGCGGTAACTGCTTCTATTTCGGGAGAAATGATGACAGGAAGCGACTTTTACACGCCCTTCCT